From the Clupea harengus chromosome 15, Ch_v2.0.2, whole genome shotgun sequence genome, one window contains:
- the LOC105897050 gene encoding cytochrome c oxidase subunit 7A2, mitochondrial, with translation MYKQLMTFQQVSRRMLSTTANKQVMNRVPQKQKMFQEDNGIPIHLKGGATDAILYRTTMALTIMGTAYVIYELVNAALPKKK, from the exons ATGTATAAGCAGCTCATG ACATTCCAGCAGGTGTCTCGGCGAATGCTGAGTACCACTGCTAACAAGCAGGTGATGAACCGGGTACCTCAGAAGCAGAAGATGTTTCAG GAGGACAATGGCATTCCAATCCACCTGAAGGGCGGCGCTACAGACGCGATCCTCTACCGGACCACTATGGCATTAACCATTATGG GGACAGCATATGTCATCTATGAGCTGGTAAATGCAGCCCTTCCCAAGAAGAAGTAG